In the Macadamia integrifolia cultivar HAES 741 unplaced genomic scaffold, SCU_Mint_v3 scaffold951, whole genome shotgun sequence genome, one interval contains:
- the LOC122070591 gene encoding jasmonate-induced oxygenase 4-like has protein sequence MATATSPITGAGLKPAGMKWPEQIKYVQELAESGVKLLPPQYIKFEQGQALHEPTVVAPPQKLPPVIDMFDINGASGTAEKKAMLEMLGSACRQWGIFQVVNHGIPPALLDEVKRVSREFFDLPMEEKLKYANNPVTYEGYGNRTGVQEGSTLDWNDYFYHFIRPFSAINGQKSWPHQPEEYRTVISEYGEKVVELCEALLSIFSEDLGLEKKDTLLESLGGDEELGAGYRVNFYPKCPQPELALGLSPHTDPGAMTVLLQDQVSGLQLKKDGVWIPIPSRQDALTVLLADQLEILSNGIYKSVNHRSTVNSKKERMSIAIFIHPEGNKMIGPLEEVVKKSGRSPLYNEMTFNEYRIFIRTLGLKGQAILSSRVINT, from the exons atggCTACTGCAACATCTCCTATCACGGGAGCTGGACTCAAGCCGGCTGGAATGAAGTGGCCTGAGCAGATTAAGTACGTTCAAGAACTCGCTGAGAGTGGCGTAAAGCTTTTACCACCACAATACATCAAATTTGAGCAAGGCCAAGCCCTGCATGAACCAACCGTGGTGGCGCCACCACAGAAGCTTCCTCCGGTGATAGATATGTTCGACATCAACGGAGCAAGCGGCACTGCCGAAAAGAAAGCCATGCTAGAGATGTTAGGCTCTGCATGCAGGCAGTGGGGAATATTTCAGGTCGTAAACCATGGGATCCCACCCGCTTTGCTAGATGAAGTGAAAAGGGTTTCTAGAGAATTCTTTGATCTTCCCATGGAAGAGAAGCTCAAATATGCAAATAACCCTGTAACATACGAGGGCTATGGAAACCGGACGGGAGTGCAGGAGGGCTCAACCTTGGACTGGAACGATTATTTTTATCACTTCATTCGTCCGTTCTCCGCCATCAACGGACAGAAATCATGGCCTCATCAACCGGAAGAGTACAG GACTGTTATCAGTGAATATGGGGAGAAGGTGGTGGAGCTGTGTGAAGCATTGCTGTCAATATTCTCTGAGGACTTGGGACTAGAGAAGAAAGATACCTTGCTTGAGAGTCTTGGTGGGGATGAAGAGCTGGGAGCTGGCTATAGGGTGAACTTTTATCCCAAGTGCCCACAGCCAGAACTTGCACTGGGTTTGTCACCACACACTGATCCGGGAGCCATGACGGTATTGCTACAAGATCAGGTCtcagggttgcaactcaagaaggatgGTGTCTGGATCCCCATTCCTTCCCGCCAAGATGCACTTACTGTTTTGCTTGCTGACCAACTCGAG ATACTCTCAAATGGGATCTACAAAAGCGTGAACCATCGGAGTACCGTGAATAGCAAGAAGGAAAGGATGTCAATAGCTATCTTCATACATCCAGAGGGAAACAAGATGATAGGACCCCTTGAAGAGGTGGTGAAGAAGAGTGGGCGCTCTCCCTTATACAATGAAATGACCTTCAATGAATACCGCATTTTCATCAGAACCTTGGGTCTCAAAGGGCAGGCCATCCTGTCTTCTAGAGTCATCAATACCTGA